GCTTAACTTGCTTTAAGCTTTGTTTCTATTTGCTCCACTCTGTCTTCAAGATCATATGATCTACTGCTACATCACCAATATCTTTATTAAATATTGATAGCCGCCTATCAATATTTCTAATTTCTCTCTTAACTAGCTTAAATTCTTCTAGCATTTCTACCCTAAGATTATTTACCTCTGTTTTGATCATTTCAGTAAACTTAACTTCTTGTTGAGCTAAAGCTTGTTCAAATTTAATTTCTTGTTGAGCTAGGGCATCTTTTAATGTTTGTTCAAATTCTGCTTTTTGTTGAGTTAAAGCATCTCTAAGTATTTCAGCAAAAGCATTTAGCAAATTAGCATTGGTTTGTTTAGATTGTGCATCTACTTTAGTTTCAACAGTTTCTAAACGATTATCCATAGATTTTATTTTAGCTACCATTTTATTTAGGGTTTGGGTTTCGGTTTCGTCTTCTTCTGGTAATAGTGCATCATTTTCGTTACTCATAAAATCTCCTTGGTTTTTATTTTTTAGCTAATACGTTCTTCTTGCAAGTTAGGTTGTTGAGATTCTTGGTAAAAGTCGTCAAGTGCTAAAGCTGCGCGTCTAGCTATCTCAAGGTTAGCATTAAGTTCGCTTTGTACAATTGAAAACTCTTTATTCTCTAGTTTTTGTACTTTTATCTGCTAATTTCTCAATGATCACTTGCTCCTCACAGCCATTGCTTTAACTGTTCTTCAGAGGGTAGTTTTATTAAATATTGAGAAACAAAAGATGTTTGTCTAAGCCTGCCGTAGCATAATGAGCTTCCTCTGCATCTTTTTCAGCACAAAGTATTATTCCTATAGGCGGATTTTCTTCAGGATAAGCCACCTGATCTTTAAGATAGTTTAAGTAGAAGTTCATTTGCCCAGCATCTTGATGGCTAAAGGTTCCTAACTTTAAGTCTATAGCTATCAAACAATGTAACTTGCGATGGTAAAAAAGTAAGTCTAAAAAATAATGTTGTCCAGCTACAGTAATTCGATATTGCCTATCCATAAAGCAAAAATCACGTCCTAATTCATGAAGAAACTCTTGAAGGTGGTCAATTAAGGCTTGCTCAAGCTGTGATTCTGAATAAGCCACTTGTTTTTCTAATCCTATAAATTCCAAAACATAAGGATCCCGTAAAATAGTTTTTGGGCTATCTAATAATTGGCCTTCTTTTTGCCAATGCTATTACAGCATCTTTGTCTTTAGATAGTCCTACTCGCTCATAAAGCATACTGTTCATTTGCCTTTTTTAGCTCACGTAAAGACCACTGACTTTTCATTGATTCTAATTCGTAAAAAGCTCTTTTGAGTGCATCATTATTCGACAAAGTTCTAGTAAGTGTGACCAAGACAAAGAGCTAAAAGTTGTTGATAGTACTTTTCGTTTTGCCAAGGAAGATAAGTATTTTTTTATTTGACGTTTTTCTACAGAAGGAAATTGAAATACTTTTAATATTACCACCAGAAGACATTTCTTCTAGGTTATTGTCTTCTAATAAAGGCAGTGTTTCTAGTAAATTACCAAATAGGTCAGACAGTGTCTGACCTATTCGTGGCAATGGGTATACTAAAGCAACTTCTCTAAAGTATTTTAGGTTCGTAACAGAAAAACCTTTATGGCCGCTTTTAGAAAGATCATCTGACAACTTTTTCAGTAATTGTTCTCCATAAACAGCGCGATCTTCGCCATTTTGTTCATATTCAAAAATATAAGCTCCTACTAACCAGTTTCTTAGCGTTAGCAATTGGTTAACATTTTTAGCTACTGTGCGTTGAGCTATATCATCAATTTGAGATATTTTTTCAACTATAAGGTCATAATTCATAAATAATTTTTTGATGTTAATTAGTTATTCTTCAAATTAATAAAATACATAAATTTAGTTAATAAGTTCTTCTACTAGTTTAGTTCCCTCTGACTGTCGTTGAAACTCATCTAATGCTAATGCTGCGCGTCTAACTGTCTCAAGGTTGGCATTAACATAACGATAAGTTGTAGATGGTTGACTATGGCCTAAAACCCGTCCAACTTCAGAAATAGGAATATGTTTACTTACAAGCCTAGTTGCAGCAGTATGGCGTAAATCGTGAAAACGTACATCTGACAAGCCTGCATCTTTCCTTGCTCCATCAAATGATCTCTTAACATTGTCTGTGATGCCAAAAACCAAAGCATTTTTATCACCAACAGAAGATTGATAAAGTGACCATAGTTCTTTTTCTAAACGTGTTGTCATAGCCACTTGACGAGTTTGCATAGTTTTTGTGTTAAAAGCTTCTACGGTGATAACTTTCTCATCAAAGTCTATATTGCGCCATCTTAGGCTTAAAATTTCACCTTGTCGCATTCCCGTATCAAGCGCACAAATAATTATGGGTTTTAGGTGTGTGCGTCTTCCTACACAAGCATTAAGTAAGCGTGCTTCTTCTTCTCTAGTTAAGATTCTTTCGCATTTTCGCTCATCGGCTTTGCTAATAAGTGACTTTCCTATTGAAAATGGACTACGCAAAATCCAGCCTTCTTGATGGGCAATATTTAACATTCGGCGTAATAGTTCAAGTTCCCGATTAACACTAGCAATTGAGCGTTTAGCACCTGTTTGTTTAGGTGTGTCTAGCCGCTTTAGCTTATAAGTTAGTATATCTGTGTGAGTAATTTCTTTAATTCGTTTGTTGCCAAAGTATTCAATTAATGGTGGCAAAAAAGCTTTAGTATGGACTACTGAGCGCAACCCAGCAACTTTACGACCATCAACATATTTTGCAGGTATTAAGTATTTTTCAGAGTAAAATTTAGCTAAGTCATCAAATATCATTCTATCTTTTAGAATAGCTTGACCACCATGATCAAGTTCATTAACTAGGCGTTTAAGTAATTCGCTAGCTTCTGAGTAGCTTTCTGACAAGACTTTTTGTCATGTTTTTGCCTTGTTCATCAGTAAAAGTTATCCTAACTTGCCATCTATTTTATCTAATTTTTTTAACAGAGCCTTTTACAGGTCGTTCCATAAATCACCTATCTTCTTGTAACTTATTGAATATAAATAAAGTGTTGTATTTGAAAAATTCCACTTTCGATTCCACTTTGAGGTGTTACAGAGCGATATTAGCATAAACATAATGAAACATACAAATACTATTAACTCATTTATTATCAAAGGATTAGTAACATTTTAGAAACTTGGTGAAAAAGGGTGAAACAAGGCGTTTTTGGCTACGAACCAAAAGGTCGCAGGTTCGAATCCTGCCGGGGGCATCAATAGAATCAATGAGTTACAGCCACTAATTAAGTGGCTTTTTTAGTTTATACTTCTATTCATACCACATTTAACAATTAATCAAAAAA
Above is a genomic segment from Blastocatellia bacterium containing:
- a CDS encoding site-specific integrase, coding for MSESYSEASELLKRLVNELDHGGQAILKDRMIFDDLAKFYSEKYLIPAKYVDGRKVAGLRSVVHTKAFLPPLIEYFGNKRIKEITHTDILTYKLKRLDTPKQTGAKRSIASVNRELELLRRMLNIAHQEGWILRSPFSIGKSLISKADERKCERILTREEEARLLNACVGRRTHLKPIIICALDTGMRQGEILSLRWRNIDFDEKVITVEAFNTKTMQTRQVAMTTRLEKELWSLYQSSVGDKNALVFGITDNVKRSFDGARKDAGLSDVRFHDLRHTAATRLVSKHIPISEVGRVLGHSQPSTTYRYVNANLETVRRAALALDEFQRQSEGTKLVEELIN